The following proteins come from a genomic window of Nautilia profundicola AmH:
- a CDS encoding diguanylate cyclase: protein MLPHNKKLLIYIAVLFIILYSIITVSFYYILKNIAINQNEKKLHNILLYEQAQKNYIDKYQKKYIYYLQSKNALPKDFFDPVLMSATFITRQTLEEYNKLRKQENLPLIKYKIASDNPRNPINKADEFELKILDKFNKKEIDIFSKKMKINGKDYIYYAIPVVPNNKTCMKCHSDPNLAPKDLIKKYGDKAGFHEKIGHIRALLSLTLPLEEEYALIKKISMIFNIILLGLFIFTYIIIYLIILKLDKKDKQIIESSYIDELTQIFNRKKFNTDIKNNIKNSDTQTPYLMLIDIDHFKKINDTHGHPVGDYVLEQLSKLISDNIRSNDKFYRIGGEEFAIISNQKSNEDEMKFAEKIKKIIENYNFEKAGDITISIGFTKYQPNESYHKWYKRADEALYEAKKTRNTIVEK from the coding sequence ATGCTACCGCATAATAAAAAACTATTAATATACATCGCCGTATTGTTTATAATCCTCTATTCAATAATAACTGTATCGTTTTATTATATTTTAAAAAATATTGCAATAAATCAAAATGAAAAAAAACTTCATAATATTTTATTATACGAACAAGCCCAGAAAAACTATATAGATAAATATCAAAAAAAATATATCTACTACTTACAAAGTAAAAACGCATTACCTAAAGATTTTTTCGACCCGGTATTAATGTCCGCTACTTTTATTACCAGACAGACATTAGAAGAATACAACAAATTAAGAAAACAAGAAAACCTACCTCTTATAAAATATAAGATAGCTTCAGACAACCCGAGAAACCCGATAAACAAAGCAGATGAATTTGAATTAAAGATATTAGACAAATTCAACAAAAAAGAAATAGATATTTTTTCTAAAAAAATGAAAATAAACGGTAAAGATTATATTTATTACGCTATTCCTGTAGTTCCGAACAATAAAACATGTATGAAATGTCACAGCGATCCAAACCTTGCACCAAAAGATTTAATAAAAAAATATGGTGACAAAGCAGGATTTCATGAAAAAATTGGGCATATCAGGGCACTTTTGTCACTTACGCTGCCGTTAGAAGAAGAATATGCATTAATTAAAAAAATAAGTATGATTTTTAACATTATATTATTAGGACTGTTTATATTTACATATATAATCATCTATTTAATCATTCTAAAACTTGATAAAAAAGATAAACAGATTATAGAAAGCTCATATATTGATGAATTAACTCAAATATTTAACAGAAAAAAATTTAATACAGACATAAAAAACAACATCAAAAATTCAGATACGCAAACACCTTATCTTATGTTAATCGATATAGATCATTTTAAAAAAATTAACGACACTCATGGACATCCGGTAGGAGATTATGTATTAGAACAATTAAGCAAACTTATTTCAGATAATATAAGAAGCAATGACAAGTTTTATAGAATAGGAGGAGAAGAGTTTGCAATTATTTCCAATCAGAAAAGTAATGAAGATGAAATGAAATTTGCTGAAAAAATTAAAAAAATAATTGAAAATTATAATTTCGAAAAAGCGGGAGACATTACTATAAGTATAGGATTTACGAAATACCAACCGAACGAATCGTATCATAAATGGTATAAAAGGGCTGATGAAGCATTATATGAAGCTAAAAAAACAAGAAATACAATTGTAGAGAAATAA
- a CDS encoding DUF3137 domain-containing protein gives MKKLSDLILEYYNNPYLDALEQKRKFLLTVLKIAGVAFLAAFCFLAYYMKLDFFGALQLFAIFVGGYTVFYYFITKNYQKEFKQNVVASLISLLGEKFTYNPEGKIEPVKYDLSGLFLTTYDKYEGEDYVKGELNGISFEFSDLHTQYKTTDSKGRTHWHTIFKGTFFVSEFNKSFKGRVLVYPDYSEKLLGPFANTLQKLNSHGLEFVKMDSPEFEKEFKVYSNDQILARYVLSTSLMEKIVKFKRSINKPLYLSFKNNMVFVAVSGNNNFQAPVFKSVTDYEYVEKMIENFYFISSLVETLSLERRIWKN, from the coding sequence ATGAAAAAACTCTCCGATCTCATACTTGAATATTACAACAACCCTTATCTTGACGCTTTAGAGCAAAAAAGAAAATTCCTCTTGACCGTCCTAAAGATTGCGGGTGTGGCTTTTTTGGCGGCTTTTTGTTTTTTGGCTTATTACATGAAACTTGATTTTTTTGGCGCTTTACAGCTGTTTGCCATATTTGTGGGCGGTTATACGGTGTTTTATTATTTTATTACCAAAAATTACCAAAAAGAGTTCAAACAAAACGTCGTAGCATCCTTAATATCGCTGCTTGGAGAAAAGTTTACATATAATCCAGAAGGTAAAATCGAACCCGTTAAGTATGATTTAAGCGGACTTTTTTTAACAACTTACGATAAATACGAAGGTGAAGATTATGTAAAAGGGGAGTTAAACGGAATATCGTTTGAGTTTTCCGACTTGCATACTCAGTATAAAACCACAGATTCAAAAGGCAGGACCCACTGGCATACGATCTTCAAAGGAACGTTTTTTGTGAGTGAGTTTAACAAATCGTTCAAAGGCAGGGTGCTCGTATATCCCGATTACAGCGAAAAACTTTTAGGTCCGTTTGCAAATACTCTGCAAAAACTAAACTCCCACGGGCTTGAATTTGTCAAAATGGACAGTCCCGAATTTGAAAAAGAGTTTAAGGTATATTCAAACGATCAGATACTGGCAAGATACGTTCTCAGCACTTCACTTATGGAAAAAATAGTTAAGTTTAAAAGATCTATAAATAAACCGCTGTATCTTTCTTTTAAAAACAATATGGTGTTTGTGGCTGTAAGCGGAAACAACAACTTTCAAGCCCCTGTTTTTAAATCCGTAACCGATTATGAATATGTAGAAAAAATGATTGAAAACTTTTATTTTATTTCCTCACTTGTCGAAACGCTTTCACTTGAGAGAAGAATTTGGAAAAATTAA
- a CDS encoding LemA family protein: MGAYTGYIVAGIIVLVLILMYNSLVSKKNQVENIFGTIDVLLKKRRDLIPNLVESVKAYMKHEKDILEKITELRSRAEKSSDENEKMNYENQISSLLGKILVNVENYPELKANENVMHLQMTLTEIEEQISAARRAYNQAVTDYNNAIEMIPTNFMAKFMGYQRKNVFEISESERENIDVGDLFKQ, translated from the coding sequence ATGGGGGCTTATACAGGTTATATTGTAGCAGGAATTATAGTTTTAGTTTTGATACTTATGTACAATTCGCTGGTTTCTAAAAAAAACCAGGTTGAAAACATTTTCGGAACTATTGACGTGCTGCTTAAAAAAAGAAGGGATCTGATTCCAAACCTTGTAGAAAGTGTAAAAGCGTATATGAAACACGAAAAGGATATTCTTGAAAAAATTACGGAACTGAGAAGCAGGGCGGAAAAAAGCAGTGATGAAAATGAAAAAATGAACTATGAAAATCAGATTTCATCTCTTCTTGGAAAAATTTTGGTTAATGTCGAAAATTATCCGGAACTGAAAGCAAACGAAAATGTTATGCATCTTCAAATGACTCTTACCGAAATAGAAGAGCAGATCAGTGCAGCAAGAAGGGCTTACAACCAGGCCGTAACCGATTACAATAACGCAATTGAGATGATACCTACGAACTTTATGGCTAAATTTATGGGTTATCAAAGGAAAAACGTTTTTGAAATAAGCGAAAGTGAAAGAGAAAATATAGACGTGGGTGATTTGTTTAAACAATGA
- a CDS encoding GGDEF domain-containing phosphodiesterase, translated as MEQFEYRLNKMLESLFESGIINNLNTSFNSEEQLINFLDKIINSTIEGLIIFDENKKCIRANKPACEIFGYKPKEMIGKPAFEFVAPESRDLVKNRIVIKDQSPYEALMIRKDGTKFPAMLRGKDILINNKKIRISAVIDLSELKEKEKEIYKIAYYDKLTNLPNRQKMISDMNNMNVHACVIFNIDKFGQINDLFGSEIGDKLLVKFAEELKKEHINPYRIGGDEFAVLFNEKMTYENLEKFIKKIIEKIEKMEFLAKNEPFHIHIRAGAAINGHKLLTHADMAVREAKMKKIPFQIYDESLKIEEKYKKNLAMTVAIHRALENNGIICHYQPIFDRNKNISKYEVLVRMRDENGKILLPGEFLPIAKTTKLYTRITKEVIKKSCEKFSKTGKEFNVNISIDDINDPELVDFILQTLKNTDTGKKIGFEILETEGIENYDIVKNFIDKVKKLGAKVLLDDFGSGYSNFKHILSLNIDCIKIDGSLIQEVYKHKKNLIVVETIIDFAKKIGANTVAEFVCCKETFDIIKKLDIDYFQGFYLAKPMPDIVEGV; from the coding sequence ATGGAACAATTTGAATACAGATTAAACAAAATGTTAGAGTCATTGTTTGAATCGGGAATTATTAATAATTTAAACACTTCATTTAATAGTGAAGAGCAACTTATTAATTTCCTTGATAAGATTATCAATTCAACTATTGAAGGGTTGATAATTTTTGATGAAAACAAAAAATGTATAAGAGCCAATAAACCCGCATGTGAGATTTTTGGATACAAGCCCAAAGAAATGATCGGCAAACCTGCCTTTGAATTCGTTGCTCCCGAATCAAGAGATCTCGTTAAAAACAGAATAGTTATAAAAGATCAGTCTCCTTACGAAGCTTTGATGATCAGAAAAGACGGAACAAAGTTTCCCGCAATGTTAAGAGGTAAAGATATATTGATCAATAATAAAAAAATTAGAATTTCAGCTGTTATTGATTTGAGTGAACTGAAAGAAAAAGAAAAAGAAATTTACAAAATCGCATATTATGACAAATTAACCAACCTACCGAACAGACAAAAAATGATTTCGGATATGAATAATATGAATGTTCATGCCTGTGTTATATTTAATATTGATAAATTCGGTCAGATTAATGACTTGTTCGGTTCTGAAATAGGTGATAAACTTCTTGTAAAATTTGCCGAGGAATTAAAAAAAGAACATATTAATCCGTATAGAATCGGAGGAGATGAATTCGCTGTGTTGTTTAATGAAAAAATGACTTATGAAAATTTGGAAAAATTTATAAAAAAAATAATTGAAAAAATTGAAAAAATGGAATTTTTGGCTAAAAACGAGCCGTTTCATATTCATATCAGAGCAGGTGCGGCAATAAACGGTCACAAGCTTTTGACACATGCTGATATGGCGGTAAGAGAAGCCAAAATGAAAAAAATACCGTTTCAAATATATGACGAATCATTAAAAATTGAGGAAAAATACAAAAAAAATCTTGCAATGACGGTAGCTATTCACAGAGCTTTGGAAAACAACGGCATTATTTGCCATTATCAGCCTATTTTTGATAGAAATAAAAATATTTCAAAATATGAAGTTTTGGTAAGAATGAGAGATGAAAACGGAAAAATATTACTACCGGGGGAGTTTTTACCAATTGCAAAAACTACTAAACTTTATACCAGGATTACGAAAGAAGTAATAAAAAAATCATGTGAAAAATTTTCAAAAACTGGCAAAGAATTTAATGTAAACATTTCGATAGATGATATAAACGATCCCGAACTTGTGGATTTTATACTACAAACATTAAAAAATACCGATACCGGTAAAAAAATAGGTTTTGAAATACTTGAAACCGAAGGTATTGAAAATTATGACATAGTTAAAAATTTTATCGATAAAGTAAAAAAACTCGGTGCAAAGGTTTTACTTGATGATTTTGGGAGTGGATATTCAAACTTTAAACATATTTTATCTCTAAATATTGATTGTATAAAAATTGACGGTTCTTTAATTCAGGAAGTATATAAACATAAAAAAAACCTCATAGTGGTAGAAACGATTATAGATTTCGCCAAAAAAATCGGAGCGAATACCGTTGCGGAGTTCGTATGCTGTAAAGAGACTTTTGATATTATCAAAAAATTGGATATCGATTATTTTCAGGGCTTTTATTTAGCAAAACCGATGCCGGATATAGTAGAAGGAGTATAA
- a CDS encoding RNA recognition motif domain-containing protein produces the protein MKTIYVGNINYQATEDDLRPVFAEYGEVISVKIINDRETGRSKGFGFVEMESGADTAIEELDGKDFQGRRLRVNEARPRAPRGE, from the coding sequence ATGAAAACAATTTACGTAGGAAACATTAACTATCAAGCAACTGAAGACGATTTAAGACCAGTATTCGCAGAGTATGGAGAAGTAATTTCAGTAAAAATTATAAACGATAGAGAAACAGGAAGAAGCAAAGGATTCGGTTTCGTTGAAATGGAAAGCGGTGCTGATACAGCAATCGAAGAATTAGACGGAAAAGATTTCCAAGGAAGAAGACTTAGAGTTAACGAAGCAAGACCAAGAGCTCCGAGAGGAGAATAA
- the dnaE gene encoding DNA polymerase III subunit alpha, producing the protein MTPFHIHSDYSLLHSTIRIKDLTKKAKEYGFNALAITELDNMFSAIEFYESCRANEIKPIIGSDVSVIRDGNIHRLILIAKNKTGYDNLMYLSSISYLYNMRGDKPYLPFEEIVKNKEGLCFILPILESETGFHLNIFNENNILKGAAGYEKAKEILEIYRQNLNEVYLEITRDSKEERLIEDDLIKLSNETGTPLLASSNIFFLNKLDYIYKDALECIENNKQFDDLHRRPKVKENYFRSKEEFEEIFKDLPEAVENTDKLAESINLEIPLGNPTPPTFKFTKDYAAEEGLDIDNDVEYFEYKCKEGLEERLKHIPENLHEEYRKRLDYEIDIIKRMKFPGYMLIVWDFVREAKKRKIPVGPGRGSAAGALVAYSLQITNIDPLRYGLLFERFLNPERVSMPDIDMDFCQERRGEIIEYVREKYGKVNVAQVITFGSLLAKGVLRDVARIFGIDYSEADRFVKLIPDQLGITLEKAKELEPKIVEITEEDPLYNRLYSFGEHLEGLKRNTGMHAAGVVISDEELWKKSPLYRQDEHDDTIVTQYSLNYLEPVDLIKFDFLGLKTLTVIDRAVKNVKFNKNEDINIDLLTLDDPKVFELIQSGHTLGLFQIESDGMQDLAKRLKPTNFEDIIAMLALYRPGPMDSGMLDDYIDRKHGRKPVSYFFDEFEEVLKPILEPTYGVIVYQEQVMQIVQAIGGFSLGESDIIRRAMGKKKFDLMKKYAEEFAQRAQQRGFSYDNAKSLFELIEKFAGYGFNKSHSAAYAMITYQTAYLKTYYPTEFLSALLTYEAENTDKIAKYIEEAKVLGIEVLPPNVNKSNAEFTPIEDKILFGLSAIKGVGSKAIESIVANRPYESLEDFILKVDTSKVNKKVLEQLIKAGAMDDFGLSRKAMLSRVEEILEFKKRVEEKKNAINHEHSLFADMEENEEIDEHLDIPNTVEFDIKTLLEYEYQTLGFYVSAHPLDPYKDRMKGINYNLSSEVEEIISQEALFVGKIDAMKVRISKKGNKFAIATLMDFHGKIDVMIFERDLEKLNEFNLDEPIAIKAQVDKVGEFLRVTCRKLMTLEEAKEEKGAVKDEITVIQRQIGENYEEDLLKIHSELTKNPGNKRAVLLLTTPFGFSLRINTNIRTSL; encoded by the coding sequence TTGACGCCGTTTCATATCCACAGTGATTATTCCCTTTTACACTCCACCATCCGTATAAAAGATCTAACCAAAAAAGCCAAAGAATACGGATTTAACGCGCTTGCAATAACAGAGCTTGACAATATGTTCAGTGCAATTGAATTCTACGAAAGCTGCCGCGCCAATGAAATAAAGCCGATAATCGGAAGCGATGTGAGCGTAATTAGAGATGGCAACATCCACAGGCTGATCCTTATCGCCAAAAACAAAACGGGATACGACAACCTTATGTATCTAAGCTCCATTTCATACCTTTACAACATGAGAGGCGACAAGCCCTACCTGCCTTTTGAAGAAATCGTAAAAAACAAAGAAGGTTTATGTTTTATACTCCCGATACTGGAGAGTGAAACGGGCTTTCATTTAAATATCTTCAACGAAAACAACATCCTAAAAGGCGCCGCAGGATATGAAAAGGCAAAAGAAATCCTTGAAATTTACAGGCAAAACCTAAACGAAGTATATCTTGAAATTACACGCGACAGTAAAGAAGAAAGGCTGATTGAAGACGATCTTATAAAACTCTCAAACGAAACCGGCACACCGCTCCTTGCATCATCAAACATATTCTTTTTAAACAAGCTCGATTACATCTACAAAGACGCGCTTGAATGTATAGAAAACAACAAACAGTTTGACGACCTGCACAGACGACCAAAAGTAAAAGAAAACTATTTCAGAAGCAAAGAAGAATTTGAAGAAATTTTCAAAGACCTGCCGGAAGCTGTGGAAAACACAGATAAACTGGCCGAATCCATAAACCTTGAAATACCGCTTGGAAACCCGACTCCCCCTACGTTTAAATTTACAAAAGACTACGCCGCCGAAGAAGGGCTTGATATCGATAATGATGTTGAGTATTTTGAGTACAAATGTAAAGAGGGGCTTGAAGAGAGACTAAAACACATTCCCGAAAACCTGCATGAAGAGTACAGAAAAAGACTCGATTACGAAATAGACATTATCAAAAGAATGAAATTCCCGGGATATATGCTGATAGTCTGGGATTTCGTAAGAGAAGCCAAAAAACGTAAAATCCCGGTGGGTCCCGGAAGGGGAAGCGCCGCCGGTGCGCTTGTTGCATACAGCTTACAGATTACAAACATCGACCCGTTAAGATACGGGCTTTTATTTGAGAGGTTTTTGAATCCTGAGAGGGTGAGCATGCCCGATATCGATATGGACTTCTGTCAGGAAAGAAGGGGTGAGATTATCGAATACGTACGTGAAAAATACGGAAAGGTAAACGTCGCCCAGGTTATTACGTTCGGTTCACTGCTTGCAAAAGGTGTACTAAGGGACGTGGCGAGAATTTTCGGAATAGACTATTCTGAAGCCGACAGATTTGTAAAACTAATCCCCGACCAGCTTGGAATCACGCTTGAAAAAGCGAAAGAACTTGAGCCTAAAATCGTGGAAATCACCGAAGAAGACCCTCTTTATAACCGGCTCTATTCTTTCGGTGAACACCTTGAAGGCCTTAAAAGAAACACAGGAATGCACGCGGCGGGTGTGGTGATAAGCGATGAAGAACTTTGGAAAAAATCCCCGCTTTACAGACAGGACGAGCATGACGATACGATTGTAACCCAGTATTCCCTAAACTACCTCGAACCGGTTGATTTGATCAAATTCGACTTTTTGGGACTTAAAACTTTAACGGTAATAGACAGAGCCGTCAAAAATGTAAAATTTAATAAAAATGAAGATATAAACATAGATCTTTTGACTTTAGATGACCCGAAAGTGTTTGAGCTTATCCAGTCAGGTCACACGCTTGGGCTGTTCCAGATAGAGTCCGACGGTATGCAGGATCTTGCCAAAAGGCTAAAACCTACAAACTTTGAAGATATCATCGCTATGCTCGCCCTCTACCGTCCGGGACCGATGGACAGCGGAATGCTTGACGATTATATCGACAGGAAACATGGAAGAAAGCCTGTGAGTTATTTCTTTGACGAATTTGAAGAAGTATTAAAGCCAATCCTTGAGCCGACATACGGGGTTATCGTTTACCAGGAACAGGTAATGCAGATCGTTCAGGCTATTGGAGGATTCAGCCTCGGTGAATCGGATATTATAAGACGGGCTATGGGTAAAAAGAAATTCGATTTAATGAAAAAATACGCAGAAGAATTCGCCCAGAGAGCCCAGCAAAGAGGTTTTTCGTACGACAATGCAAAATCTCTTTTCGAATTAATTGAAAAATTCGCCGGATACGGGTTTAATAAATCCCACTCCGCAGCATACGCAATGATCACGTACCAGACGGCGTACCTCAAAACATACTACCCGACTGAATTTCTAAGTGCACTGTTAACTTACGAAGCGGAAAACACAGATAAAATAGCCAAATACATCGAAGAAGCAAAAGTACTCGGAATTGAAGTTTTGCCTCCTAACGTCAACAAATCAAACGCAGAATTTACTCCGATTGAGGATAAAATCCTGTTTGGTCTCAGTGCCATAAAAGGTGTGGGAAGCAAGGCTATTGAGAGTATTGTAGCCAATAGACCGTATGAGAGCCTTGAAGACTTCATACTTAAAGTCGATACAAGCAAAGTAAATAAAAAAGTGCTCGAGCAGCTGATAAAAGCCGGAGCGATGGATGATTTTGGACTTAGCAGAAAAGCGATGCTAAGTCGCGTTGAAGAGATACTCGAATTTAAAAAACGCGTAGAAGAGAAAAAAAATGCCATAAACCACGAGCATTCTCTTTTTGCGGATATGGAAGAAAACGAAGAGATCGACGAACACCTCGATATTCCGAATACAGTGGAGTTTGATATCAAAACCCTGCTTGAATATGAATATCAGACCCTCGGATTTTACGTATCCGCCCACCCGCTTGATCCGTATAAAGACAGGATGAAAGGCATTAATTACAACCTCTCAAGCGAGGTGGAGGAGATTATTTCCCAAGAAGCCCTGTTTGTCGGAAAAATAGACGCTATGAAAGTAAGGATTTCCAAAAAAGGAAACAAATTCGCAATTGCTACGCTTATGGACTTCCACGGTAAAATAGACGTTATGATATTCGAGCGTGATCTTGAAAAACTAAACGAATTCAACCTTGACGAACCTATTGCAATCAAGGCCCAGGTAGACAAAGTCGGTGAATTTTTAAGGGTTACGTGTAGGAAACTTATGACACTTGAAGAAGCCAAAGAAGAAAAAGGCGCCGTCAAAGACGAAATTACGGTTATTCAAAGACAAATAGGCGAAAACTACGAAGAAGATCTTTTAAAAATCCACTCCGAACTTACCAAAAACCCGGGTAATAAAAGAGCCGTTTTATTACTGACCACACCGTTTGGGTTCAGCCTCAGAATCAATACGAATATAAGAACTTCTCTTTAA
- the thrS gene encoding threonine--tRNA ligase: MQQDVIALKIDDKIIDLQTAEAQGIEGGEPVYFDNSPEALEVIRHSAAHLMAQAIKELYPEAKFYVGPTIENGFYYDLKTETPITDKDLKNIEKKMKALAKKKFDITRYEISMEEAREKFKNDELKQAVLDMIPGDTVSIYKQGDFEDLCRGPHVPNTKYLHNVKLQKVAGAYLGGDSKNEMLTRVYGTAFATKEALQEYLKMLEEAAKRDHRKLGTELELWMFDEEVGAGMPIWLPNGALLRGNLEKLLYSAHIRREYLPVRGPELLRSHMWKISGHYYNYKENMYFTEIENDDPEKPADEYGIKPMNCLAHVKIFGHKVRSYKELPLRLFEFGTVHRHEKSGVLHGLLRVREFTQDDAHIFCRPDQIEEEVIKVLEFVDSIMERFGFNYEMEISTRPEKSIGSDEIWEKATESLKKALNSLNREYGIDEGGGAFYGPKIDIKITDAIGRKWQCGTIQVDFNLPERFDITYVDENNERVRPVMIHRAIIGSFERFIAILTEHYAGEFPTFIAPIKAIFVPIAESHVEYAKKLQKELLEADINTEIFASNDSLNKRIRNAEKRRVGYVVIIGDEEVETGTVAIRDRKKREQYKMTKGEFVEMIKNLSEVKL; encoded by the coding sequence ATGCAACAAGATGTTATTGCTTTAAAAATAGACGATAAAATTATTGATTTACAGACAGCGGAAGCTCAAGGTATTGAAGGTGGTGAACCGGTTTACTTTGATAATTCACCCGAAGCTCTTGAAGTTATAAGACATTCGGCTGCACATTTAATGGCTCAGGCTATTAAAGAGCTGTATCCGGAAGCCAAATTTTATGTTGGTCCGACTATTGAAAACGGTTTTTATTACGATCTGAAAACCGAAACACCAATTACGGATAAAGACCTGAAAAATATAGAAAAGAAAATGAAAGCCCTTGCCAAAAAGAAATTTGATATTACAAGATATGAAATTTCAATGGAAGAAGCAAGGGAAAAATTTAAAAACGACGAACTTAAACAAGCCGTACTTGATATGATTCCGGGTGATACCGTTTCGATTTACAAACAGGGAGATTTTGAAGATTTATGCCGCGGTCCTCATGTACCGAACACAAAATATCTTCATAACGTAAAACTTCAAAAAGTTGCAGGCGCATACTTAGGCGGCGATTCTAAAAACGAAATGCTAACCCGTGTTTACGGTACAGCATTCGCCACAAAAGAAGCACTACAGGAATATCTAAAAATGCTTGAAGAAGCGGCAAAAAGGGATCACAGAAAACTTGGAACCGAGCTTGAGCTTTGGATGTTTGACGAAGAAGTGGGAGCCGGTATGCCTATATGGCTTCCAAACGGTGCACTTCTTAGAGGAAACCTTGAAAAACTGCTCTATTCCGCACACATCAGACGCGAATATCTGCCTGTAAGAGGTCCTGAACTTCTAAGAAGTCATATGTGGAAGATTTCTGGACACTACTATAACTACAAAGAAAACATGTACTTTACTGAAATAGAAAACGATGATCCGGAAAAACCTGCTGACGAATACGGTATTAAACCTATGAACTGTTTAGCCCACGTTAAAATTTTCGGACATAAGGTTAGAAGTTATAAAGAACTTCCTCTTAGACTTTTTGAATTCGGAACAGTCCACAGACATGAAAAAAGCGGCGTACTTCACGGACTGCTAAGAGTTAGGGAATTTACTCAGGATGACGCACATATATTCTGTAGACCTGACCAGATTGAAGAGGAAGTTATTAAGGTACTTGAATTTGTTGATTCAATTATGGAGAGATTCGGATTTAATTATGAAATGGAAATCTCCACAAGACCTGAAAAATCAATCGGAAGCGACGAAATATGGGAAAAAGCTACCGAATCGCTTAAAAAAGCCCTTAATTCACTCAACAGAGAATACGGAATCGACGAAGGCGGTGGAGCGTTCTATGGTCCTAAAATCGATATCAAAATCACTGACGCGATAGGCAGAAAATGGCAGTGCGGAACTATTCAGGTGGACTTCAATCTTCCGGAAAGATTCGACATCACATACGTGGATGAAAATAACGAAAGAGTAAGACCTGTAATGATTCATAGAGCCATTATAGGAAGTTTTGAAAGATTCATAGCGATTCTTACAGAACATTACGCAGGTGAATTCCCGACATTCATAGCACCTATAAAAGCCATATTCGTACCTATTGCGGAATCACACGTTGAATATGCCAAAAAGCTTCAAAAAGAGCTTCTTGAAGCCGATATTAATACTGAAATATTCGCAAGCAACGATTCGCTAAACAAAAGAATCAGAAATGCTGAAAAAAGAAGAGTCGGTTATGTTGTAATCATCGGTGATGAAGAGGTTGAAACCGGAACAGTTGCCATCAGAGACAGAAAAAAAAGAGAACAATACAAAATGACAAAAGGAGAATTTGTGGAAATGATCAAAAACTTAAGCGAGGTTAAACTATGA
- the infC gene encoding translation initiation factor IF-3 — MSKKEEKVLINEEIVDLTDRVRLVDGEGEPKIVDSSKALEIAYNKGLDLVLVAPNANPPVAKVMDYGKYKYEQEKKKKEAKKKQVKIEVKEIKFTSKIQENDINYKVKHIKEFLEKGKHVKLRVFLRGRELATPEKGFEVINKVWDMISDVAEKQNEPKLEGNYINLLVTPIKKKIKK, encoded by the coding sequence ATGAGTAAAAAAGAAGAAAAAGTACTAATTAACGAAGAAATTGTTGATTTAACAGACAGAGTAAGACTTGTTGACGGAGAAGGTGAACCTAAAATCGTTGACTCAAGTAAAGCTCTTGAAATTGCATATAACAAAGGTCTTGACTTAGTTCTTGTTGCACCTAACGCAAACCCGCCTGTTGCAAAAGTAATGGATTACGGAAAATATAAATATGAACAGGAAAAAAAGAAAAAAGAAGCTAAGAAAAAACAAGTTAAAATTGAAGTTAAAGAAATAAAATTTACATCAAAAATACAGGAAAACGACATAAACTATAAAGTAAAACACATAAAAGAATTCCTTGAAAAAGGAAAACACGTTAAACTAAGGGTATTTTTAAGAGGAAGAGAACTTGCTACACCTGAGAAAGGCTTTGAAGTAATAAACAAAGTATGGGATATGATAAGCGATGTTGCAGAAAAACAAAACGAACCTAAATTAGAAGGAAACTATATTAACCTTTTAGTTACTCCTATAAAGAAAAAAATAAAAAAATAA